AGCCCGGAGCCCAGCGGATTTAACCAAAATCACCGACGATAGCAATACTAATCAAGCGATCGCTACCGTCTAGCTTCAAGACTGGTGCTCAAAAACTGGCGGCGAAAAACTAGCGCAATCCTAGACAATAGTGGGGATCACTTTTAGATATGCGGTTTTAATTTTTCCATGACTCACGCGACTGATGTTGGCACCTTGGCCCGCTGGATGGCAGCAGACTTTAGCAACCAAGCACAAGCATTTGAGAACCCACCCTTCTTTGCCCATATCCGGGTTTGTATGCGTCCCATTCCCCAACAAATTCTATCTGGCGTCAGCCTGCTGGTTGAGCAAGCCTATGATTATCAGTTGAATGATCCCTATCGGGTACGAGTGCTCAATTTGTTGGTGCAGGGCGATCGCATTGAAATCGAGAACTACACCGTCCGGGAAGAAGCGCGGTTTTATGGAGCCTCGCGAGACC
This region of Trichocoleus desertorum NBK24 genomic DNA includes:
- a CDS encoding chromophore lyase CpcT/CpeT; protein product: MTHATDVGTLARWMAADFSNQAQAFENPPFFAHIRVCMRPIPQQILSGVSLLVEQAYDYQLNDPYRVRVLNLLVQGDRIEIENYTVREEARFYGASRDLERLKTLQAEDLEKLPRCNMIAEWTGNSFKGYVEPGKGCIVVRKGQTTYLDSTFEIDGEKFISHDRGRDPETDEHVWGALAGPFHFVRWANFGEEVRL